The Bos indicus x Bos taurus breed Angus x Brahman F1 hybrid chromosome 15, Bos_hybrid_MaternalHap_v2.0, whole genome shotgun sequence genome includes a window with the following:
- the LOC113905194 gene encoding olfactory receptor 140-like, whose translation MNLWISPNNVTEFVLLGLTQNPHLQKILFVVLLLVFLFTVLANLLIVITISLSPTLSTPMYFFLMHLSFIDASFTSVTTPKMVIDLLYQKRTICWDGCLTQLFVGHLLGGSETIVLTVMAYDRYVAICKPLHYTAIMRQGLCQLLVVVTWTGGILHATVQILFTMDLTFCGPNVIDHFMCEFFSLLELSCSDTYRLGIVVAANTGGMCLLIFFMLLISYIVILSSLKSHGSEGRHKAFSTCGAHFTVVVLFFVPCIFTYLRPVATYPVDKLVTVFFAILCPMLNPIIYTVRNTEVKNAMRSLLKRRVT comes from the coding sequence ATGAATCTCTGGATATCTCCCAACAATGTGACTGAATTTGTTCTCTTGGGACTCACACAGAATCCACACTTGCAGAAAATACTCTTTGTTGTCCTTTTACTTGTTTTCCTATTCACGGTGCTGGCCAACCTGCTCATTGTCATCACTATCTCCCTCAGCCCCACACTTTCTActcccatgtacttctttctcatgCACTTGTCCTTCATAGATGCCTCCTTCACATCCGTCACCACCCCCAAAATGGTCATTGACCTGCTGTACCAGAAGAGAACCATCTGTTGGGATGGTTGCCTGACCCAGCTCTTTGTGGGACACTTACTGGGAGGGTCAGAGACCATCGTCCTCACtgtcatggcctatgaccgctacgtggccatctgcaagcctctGCACTACACAGCCATCATGCGACAGGGGCTCTGCCAGCTCCTGGTGGTGGTGACCTGGACCGGGGGCATTCTGCATGCCACTGTGCAGATTCTTTTCACCATGGACTTGACCTTCTGTGGTCCCAACGTCATTGATCACTTCATGTGTGAGTTCTTCTCACTGTTGGAACTTTCCTGCAGCGACACCTACAGGCTTGGAATCGTGGTGGCAGCTAATACAGGGGGCATGtgcttgcttatttttttcatgCTGCTCATCTCCTATATAGTCATCCTGAGCTCCCTGAAATCCCATGGCTCTGAAGGACGACACAAAGCCTTCTCTACATGCGGTGCCCACTTTACAGTAGTGGTGCTCTTTTTTGTCCCTTGTATATTCACCTACCTGCGTCCTGTGGCCACTTATCCTGTGGACAAGTTGGTGACTGTGTTCTTTGCCATCCTCTGTCCCATGTTAAATCCTATCATTTACACAGTGAGAAACACAGAGGTGAAAAATGCCATGAGGAGTTTACTGAAGAGGAGAGTAACTTAG